The nucleotide sequence TACTGAATTATTCTATATTTTCCTAATTTTATGGACCCTAAAGCGATTTTGTAATTCCGGAATTTGGGACTCTATTCAGTCGGTCACACTCTAAGTTTAAATTTCtgtttaatttaaaagaaCATTTCCCAGGGAAagtattatatatttttcttcacTAGTTATATCCCTGTAACTTTAATGTAACCGTTTGATTTTGGGAGTTGCCAGACTTCCAGAAAAAGGGGACTCCTTGCGGTGACCTCCCATTTCCCCTGCGTGTTGAGTTTCCACCGCTCCACCATGTTGGATTTCCCACTCCGCCATCGTGTTGGGTTTCCATTTCGGAGCGACGAAGGGGCTGATTTGGATCCAATCGAAGTTGTCGAACGATTGGCAGCACATCTGAACTTTATGAGAGCCTGGTAGAAGTTCATCGAGTCGATGGCTTCGAAATGGTTCTGAATATATCGATTTTATTGGAGATTGCCCGCTGGGCTGAGGGACATTGTTCTGATTGCAGGTCCATGGAATCTGCACTTTAGAAAGTAcactgttttatttttatggcaatgtaaatgtttatattttcatttggGATTGACCCTTTGAAAAGGGGGTTCACCTATTATCTTTAGCTttgattttatcaaaaaatattttaatttttttttttcacaaATTAACGCTATCACAGCCGTCTTttcgtaaaaaaaaaataatgtaccCCCATGCCCCATATTGGTCGACAATGCTGTTTTGATGGTCATTATAGAGGTGcgctaaaataaatattgacaatatttaatttttatatccgttactcgtatTAGGCCattatttcataaaattttttaaattcggAAAAGCATAAGACCCCTCCCTTAAAAATAGAATGCTTACCCAATTAATTTAGAGGGTATACATTTTTTGCTTTAATTGTAAAAccatttttcaatttattcattctttattgtttttttttaatttaagcatcataaatatttaatcataaaattgttttgtgtTGAAACATTCTATTAAAAGGAGATTCACAATAATAATTAGAGGGGgtgtaatatttatttgtactGTTACTAAAAACGTTTAACAATTATACTCCTCTAAAAGGCTCCGGCGGTGTTTCTTTGTGTAAATTGGTGGCAATTAATCTGGATCAATGGAATTATGCAAAGCTTGGAACATTTTTGAATGCGAACTTAActgaaattataaaatttttgaGTTAAAAAAACATTGTTTATGGTCTAGAGTTAGTGAACACATACCTTAGTTGATTTTATTTGCTTAAGGCATCCTTGATTTTATCGAATCCTGACTGGATGTTGTCGGTTACTTTGTTTGTGTACTTAGTAACATCGTCCTCCTTCTCGTAGTAGTAAATAAAGTAGACGGCCAATCCGACCACAATGATGACCACCAAAAATGTACTGATCActgaaataagcacactaagCGCGCAGTTGAAGCAGCTGAAAAGATAAGAGtacatttattaaattttagttgttattttataaaataaaactacttttaagaaattgtttattttCCCAGAAACGCGATAAAGTCATTGTCTATATGTTATACATACATCCCTCACATTCTTTAAAGAATTTTCAAATGAGATCACCATCAGTTTATATGTATTCATGAATCATTAGTACTTTAAATGTTCATGTGTTTTACACATTTATCAAAATGGAAAATAGGCtacaattatattttaattagttcttaAATGGTCATCGTCAGTATAATGGCTCTCATTAGCCCTAAAAGCTGAAAAACGAAGTCTTCTTCTGGCAGCACATATAAATGATGCAATACTTCCGAATTAATTACGCATGAAAAGTTGTCTAATAAAAATGCACCCCAAATAACATTTGTAGATTACATTTTCACCCCCATCAGGAAGTTAGCTACCACTTTTTGAGGGCCAAGAGCTGGCATTCCAACGGAAATGCGAAACCGGCGACGAGCTGCCGGTTGTTGGCTAAAACCAATGGGGCGGGGTCATGGCGATTCCTGGGGGTAGATATATGTGTTTAAGGAATAATTCCGTCGCGCCTCGATGGAGCCAGGACTTTCTGGAGCCAGATGGTATATAGGCAAAAACTAATGCGACGCACTGCGAAATGCTCGACATGACCACATTGTCTGTTTGTATCTTTTAGATACGCAAATACGCGGGCTTTCAATTGTGGCCACTGTGCGCGTATATGAACAAGCATATAAGTGTATATGGGTATGTATAGATATgtggcttagggaagcgtgaGCTGGAATAATAATAAGTAGTCTTCTGTGGATACGATACCATGTTGCATGTCATGTACGTATTTTTTTCACGACAACTATGCGTATGATTCCATGGACAATTAAGTAATTCATTCTGCCAGCTGTATGTATGCGATGATTCGCCATCGAAAGTGGAAACACTTTTCAGGTAGAACGGATCTGAGTACCTATAGATTCTCATGCGGTTAGTTTGTTTACCTGCTCTCATTGCTTTTATTTGTGATATGGAAACCTGTATGTATAAGAGTCGCAAGTGAGAATTTGCACCGGGGATTCCAGTTTTCTCTGAATTCTGCTTCCGCTTTAAAATTGCATTGTTCTCTTGCagtattataaataaatacagcTCCCCTGGGAGCACTATTTCTTTATACAGATCTTTTAGGAgtcattaaaatatgtatgtaaataggAGGGAACTTTAGCTATCAGGTGGTTGCACACTTTCTTATCTTATTTGCGGTCTTACTCATGGTTCccgatttatttataattcttgAGCCATTTCTACAGTCTTCTTAATGGTGTTTTACTTATAGATGGTTGTTTACACTCGGAAATCTCTCTTATCTTAAACTTACAAGATGCTAGACTTTTGTAATGCTAATCTATTTAAGGCAACTTACCAGCAGGCTACGTTTCCGGCTAGGCACTTGCACATGTTGCTCTTCTTTTTTGTTGGAAAGATGTCTGATCAAAATAAACAACTTCGAGTATCGTCtgcaattaaatatataatgagAATTCTACACCACCCTCGGGGAAGCCATTCAACTCACAGTCAACCGCTTTTGCCGACAAAATTTGTTTAACTAAACCGAAAGAGAATGAGTTTATTTAGCGTCCCAGTTCGGCTCGAAGTCTTCTCTGCCATACAAGTTCGACGTCGCACTGTGGTGAAACTTCGTGAAATTGTtgataaataatattttgaaatgtCTTCTTTTCAATTTTTTGATGTTTAtatctatatttttttataattatgtattattaaaatttcGTAATATTTTATAACGTTGATAACCTTGCAACCATAAATGGTTTATAGCcttggaaaaaaattttattaagcttacttcataaatttaaaacatgcTGACTTAACTTTATATCCTATTCCATTTAATGACCTTTATAAAGTTGAAACTGGTTTAGTGTCGCATTTCTAACTTATAACTCCAATACCAACTTTGGTTGTGACTTCGCTCAAATGTTCAAGGCAGTAGAAGAGAATTCTTAAGTTGAGGGAGAGAGTTCTTAAGTTTgtgttttctttgtttttctGGGGTTCGCAAAGAAGTACTTAATATGAAAAGCGTGAATGCTGTACGCACTCCTCTCGTCTTAACTTCTGAGCTCTTATACAAACATATAACAGTCGGGGTGAGAAGTTGAAGGGAGCGTGAAGAATATAAACCCATTAAAACTAACCCTAGATGTTTGTTTGTAATCTTTAAGGGGGACTTCTTTATAGCAAACAGaagaaaaaaattgaatatttaTCATTAAAAACATCTGTAAGAACATCATATCAATTCTGAcctttttaacattttaaaaaatacaaaataaatagtATTATAACCATTTCCCCATCGGTAAAACTTCATCAAACCATTTAAATTAGTTGGTGTAAGGCCAGAACTCACGCTagattttattttgcagataAACACGGAAAATGTATTGTGAATGTTAATTAGTTGCTATTAAATCTGATTATTATTtctgaaaaacaaaaatattttgtatatttttgcAACTTGTAAACCATTTGCCCGTAATAAAACGTCTATTTTGGgattaatttgatttatttgcaTAAGCTTATATTTAAAGTATTTACAAAAACTTGCTTCTGGTTTATTAGATTATATTTGCAAGTGTTTTCAATATGGCAGGCATCTGTTTATCCGACTGCATAATATACATTAGCTTATGTACATACACATTTGCACAAGTTTCTGTTAGGAAAGCACTTGGTAATGACTTGTGGGTTATAACTAcaaatgtatgtatgtacaaaGATCCATTAAACATTATCCATATAAATATTCTTAACAATTTTGGTCATACATAGTCGAGTATATATTATGCATATAGGATAGAGTTGAATACGTTGGCGGGGCATGGTCACCGAATAGATCGTGTGCCAGTGCCTCGAAGATTAGAGAAGTAATCTCTCTCGACCGAACCACACTATAAGGTATAAcgttaaatataaaactttgAACTACATCTGTCGGCTTATGAGTAAAATGAAAGCGGCTAACCGATCCGGATCCTAACGTACAAGTATTTTCGGTGCACGGAAACGAGTTGAAAATTTCTCAACATCCCGTAGACTACGAATATGGGGGATAACATATGCTGGCTTTTGGTGTATATTATACAGTATTGCAGATAGTGTTGGTTCGATGATTCGCAGGTAGGGAGCCTTTGAGGCTATCACATATGATTGTTCCTTTTGTAGGGTTTGGAATGGATCGGATCGTCCTACGAGTACTGCGGCGACTCGCCCCCCGAGTTGATCTTCTTCACCCGGCTGACATCGTCGTAGGCGATGGAGAAGACGCTCTTCTTCTCGGCAATGGGATTCCTACGTCCCAGGCTGTTGAGCAGTGAGTTCATGGCTATTCCGGAGTCGTGATCATCCTCCAGGGTCGAGGCATTCAGCTGTTTCTGGGTGGGATTGCCCGCTCCCCGTTGCTCTACGTAGATCTTTGAGTTGGACACCTTGACTTCGTTCTCCCGAATGGGTGATGGCTTGGGCTTGGGCCTCGGTTCCTTACTGGACTTACTGGATTCCTTACTAATGGCAGCTGCATGTGGCGGCGTCTCGGGATACATGTAGTGGGGCAGCTTGGTGGGTGCGGCAGGCACCTCCAGGGCGTTCTCTCTTTCGAAGCGGTGCTCCGAGTGCTGGAGCAGTGGGTGATTCGTGTCAGTCTCGATTTTTGGTTTGTGCTGCTTGTTCAGAGCTCGGTCCTCCTTCAGCATTCGACTGCCCTTCGGTGGAGATTTCCTGGGTGCTGGCTCCGGTTTGTAACGCCCACCAGGATCCTCGTCGTCCTCCACGTCCTTGGGATGAACTGTGATTCTGGTCTTCGAGACCCGCTTTTCCGCAGCACCCACCTTTTTTTTGCTCGATGGCTGCGACTTGGACGACTCTGTGGAGGTGCGTCCACTGACGGAGGACTTTTTCTTGTTGTAGTACCACTCCATGTACTTGGGCACATTTCTTTCCTCCGGCTCCAGACCCGCCAACTCTGTTTCGCTTTGATAACTCCGATCGGTTAGGGATCTTTTGGATCCAACTATTTCCGTGGAGGTGGACATGAGCTTCCTGCCATTCTCCGTGACCGTGGACTCGTACTTGGAGATGGACACCCGGTTGTGTGGAGGCTCCGAGGAGGTTTGCTTTCGCGAGGAGTTTCTTTTGGAACTATCACGTCTGGATAGACGCGGCATGGCTTCTGGGTGGGAGTCCGTGGGAGAGGGTTTCCTAGGAGCTCTTTTGTGTCCCGCTAGCTCCTCTGGCTCCGCATAGATCTTCTCCTCCCTGCGATACCTATCGTTCTCCTGCTGCCGACTGGGGTAATTGGTTCTGATCACGATCTCATCCCCATCCGAATCGATTGAGTACTCCGTGTCGTCTTCGTCGAAGTCAGCATCTGAGTGCTTGTAGTACTTCTCCACTTGGATCTTGCGGATGCTGTGCGATCCCGGACTGGCCAGTTCATCCATGGAATCTGTTATTTCCATGACCAGCTCGCGATCTGATCTGTGGCGATTGCTTGCTGTTTGGGTCTCCCCGTTTCGGGATTGATCCTTGCGGCTTTCGTCGCTCAACTGCTTGCGCAGGATACTCGTTTTGGTCTCCCTTAGGGGTTTCTTGGGCGGCACTCGCTTCTTCCTTTCTTGaacttcctcctcctccttgaTGGGCGTACGAATCTTGCGTTTGACCTCCTCCACCATTACGATTCTCTTGCGAGGTTGCCTAGGCCGTTTCTTCGTCCTCCTCCGCTTGATCCAGTAGACGCCCTCGGGACTATTTGGTGGATTAAACCGAACGTACTCATATCCATCCTCCGACATGGACTCGTCGTTCTCGCTGCGGGCTCTCCGTCGGGAGGGTTTCGCCTGGGTGATCTCTGGATCCAAGGCGGCATCTGGTCCCTCTGTCTGAGTGCCAGCATCGCAATCCGTCTGGGTTCCTATGGCCATCGACTGGCCGGGAAGACTCTGTGTTTCCAAAGCCACCTCGTGCTGGGTGTACGCATTCTCCAGCTTCTCTTTCTCCAGAAGAATCTGCCGCAGCAGGGCATTCTGCTGCTTGAGTGAGTTCTCCAGCTCGTGGGTGAGTGACTGATTGGATACCGCCGGCTGCAACTGCTGCTCCAAGGGGACGCCTTCGCCCGCCTCCACTGGCTGCGTGTGAATTACCTTAACCTCCGGTTCCAGTTGGGAGTAAACTATGCTATTTGGTCCCGATTTTCCCAATGGAAAAGTGTCTCCCTTCAATGTCGATCCCTGCTGGACTTCATTGGGCATGGATTGAATGTATGTGGCGCCTGGGACAATCTGGTAGTGCTCTCTTATGATCTGCTTGCCATCAGGCTGCTCTTCAATGAACCTGCGCATCAGGATCTCTTTGCCCGAGTTGTCCACCATCAGGAGCTGTGGATGGGAGAGATTACCCGCTGGTTTCACTGGGACATTCACGTAGATATTGTCATCGTCTAGATTCAAGCCATCCCTCGTCTTATCCCGGGTCATAAGCTGAAGGATCTCCACATTGCCGTCCTTGATGAACAGCTCCCGTTTGCTTTTTAGACTATTGTGGGCCGTGTTGAAGTCGATGTCACTGCCTCGGTCAATCTCGTGCCTTCGCATGGAATCATCGTCTATGTGCCGCACTTCCGAGTCGTACTGCTTCCTGCGGGCGTACTCCTGCCGGTTCACCCGCGTCCTGGTTATGTGCTCCCTGTCCTCTGCCAGATCCCGGTTCTCAATCACATCCTCCATGTATACGTCGCGGTCGTTGATCAGATTAGTCCTAGAGTTATGAAAATTAAGATGAAGATCGTCTTTGGCTGTGCGGTTATTTCTGGAAGTTTAGAAATGGAAGTTTTACTAATGTTTGGTTTTACACTTCAGGTTATAGCCATACTTAATGCGAACTCTTCGCTGCTGCTCCTCGGCGGATTGGATGTGACGTCCATCGCCGATGTCCTGGGCCCTTCCTACGTCTTCGTCAAGCTGCTCACGTCCATCGTGGAACTCCCAGCGGGTGGGCTTCGTTCGGGTATCTGGAGGTTTCTCCGCCGACCAGGCATCGCGTCTTCCCATCCACTCTGCGACCTGCAAGGTGGTCAGGGATTcagttttagtttttaatgatttttgcTAACCCTAAAAAGCACTGTATTTCTAAGGTTATTAAAAATGCATATGAAGCAAAGAATCAAGAGAACTTTTCACTAAGCAGTTGTTtcttgaaaatttttttttaaaacaaaaataatcaTTAATTTAGAAATTAAGTAGTTGtatcaaaacttttttaattgaaCATAGATCATAGTACATAGAACATAGATTATAACTGCTTTTTGAAATGAGTTCTTAGGTTAGATTAAACGTGTTTGATAGACTTCCATCCATTGTTTTTTTGTGCAAAGTGAAAAAATTTCGTAGTCGATAAGGAAatcaaaaatgaaaaacttaaaattgaTAGCTTTTGCAATTTGGAATTTGGTAAGTGCGTTTGCATTACGTTTACGACTACAATTGAATTCGAAAAAGTTCAAAATCTACCTGAACagattttgtttgttttccatTTGCCATTTCCCTATGCACTAGATGCACATCGTCTTCAGTTCTACTGATATTAACTATTCTTTTGCTAcaagagaaaaataaaagattATACATAGATAGAATGGTTGTGATGTGTTGTTGATTATATGTAAATTATCccataaatgttaaaaatacTTGTACACCATTTGATCTTAGGCAATCGGGTTTGGATTTGGACTGAGTGCATACATAGTCGTTGGTTAGTTTAGGTCCCATTTGACTCAGTTAATCAACTCAAGCCGGCATTTACAGTTTACAAAATGCAACTGCGTGTTTACAACTTCAAAAATTTATTGGACATCGTAAATATTTGACCACTTTGCATATGGGTAGGCAATGTATGTCGGTTGAACTTTTGCAGTTCGGCTCACCCATGACCAATTTAGCATTCGAAAGTCAgcttttaataaatattattgcaACCATTAAACTGTAAGGCTTTTTAAATGTGCATTCGTAACGAGCTTTTATGCACTCCAAATGTGTAGTATTTACAATTACACAATTTCCATCTTAGCTTTAATCGCTGCGACTAAGCGACAGAGTCAACAGAGGCCAGTCATAAAGTTTTGATAGGTCGGAATAATATTAACATGCTTGATTTAAAAATCTGTAAATTTATGTACACTCGACCAACATAAACTAAGTGAATGCCACTCCGATTTTTCCAAAgattaaacatttttcaagGAATTTTGTTATAACCATGTAGTTCACCCAtctaatttataaattttgttCTTCTACTTACGTTGCAGCCCCGTAAAGTGGACACCAGGAGCAGATGCAGCATAGCAGCAGGATGAGGATGGTCAGGGCTACCAGGGTGGCCAGCAGGATGAGCAGCCAGAAGAGCACCTTGTTCTCAGCCTTGTACTGGGTCTGCAAGGGAGTTAGGGTCTATTAAAGGCAATGAAGCATCGCGATCCCCGATCACCCAGGATTCACTTACGTCTGTGGGCGAGGAGTCCGTCGGCATGATGGCATAGGAGTTGTTGTGCTGGGACAATCGCTGCTGGATCTCCGATATGTCCACCACCGAGGAGCTGTCATAAATCACGGTGGCCGTCACCACACTGCGCTCCTTGATGCCCGGATTCCCAGCTGCTATGTCCTTGGCACCTGGCTCATCGGGTCTCAGTGGCCGAATATTGTGGATGTACACCTTGCCACCGGAGAGGGCGGAAAGCGTCTCCTCGGTCTTGGCCTTGTCCGGATTGTGTCCCGGCACCACAAACTTCACCGTGCGTTTGCGGCTCTCTGGAGGATAAATTCGGATAGTGGTGGTGGAGAAGCGCACTGGAACACCCAGATCGTAGGCTCTGGCTGTCAGGATGAATATGTCCGTATCCTCATCGTCTGAACCCGTCTGTCGACGCCTTCTCGTCTTGGCATTCTTCTTGGCTCGCAGGTTGATCTTCTCCCTGACCGTCAGCTCACCGGTCACCTTGTCCAAGACAAACTGATTGTCGTAGTTGCCATTGATGATCTCGTAGCGCACCTCGTTATTCGGAGCAGTGGCGTCTTTATCCTCCGCATGGATCACTGCGCTGGTGGTGAAGCCCATCAGGTCGTGTGTGAGTATAAACTCGTAAAGATCCTTATCGAAAATGGGCGTTTCGTCGTTGACATCGATTAACTTGAGTATTAATGGCACCTGAGCCCGATTCCCCTCGCCATCCATGTCCCTGGCCTCCACGTACAGATGGTATTCGGGCATGACTTCTCGATCGAAGCCGTGTTTGTTGGTGGACACCGTGATCAGCCCCGTCTCCGCATCCAGATTCAGGGAGGTGTTCAGATAGCCCAGAATGGCTGTGTATCGCACCTTGCCACCCAAACCGGAATCCGGATCGGTGGCCAGGACTTGGACCACCTTAGTGCCCGCCGTCATGTTCTCTGGCAGTTCTACCGTATAGGCGGGCTGCTCGAAAACCGGAGCATTATCGTTCACATCGTTGATATACACCGTAACGTTGACCAGCGCCGAGAGATTTGTGGCTGGTCCTAGTTCTTGGGCCAGCACCTGGAACTGCACCGAGTGCCGCTGCTCGTAGTCCAGCATGGAGTTGTCCCGCACCCGGATCAGGAATCCCGCACTCCGTTCCGCCACATTTGGGCTAATCTCGAACGTGCCGTTGTTGTTGAGCAGCGTCAGCGAGAAGACGCCGTTCTTGCCCGTATCATCGTCGTAGACCCGCGGCACGTAGGGATCAACGAACGTCAGTGCGGTGCCTTGGGGGGCGTTCTCGTCCACCCTCGAGACGTAGCTGCGGGAGGGGGAGGAGCGGAGGAAAGTCGTGAGCCAGAGATTAGCATGGGGAAAGAACTTCGTGAACGCCTGTACACTGTTGTAAAGGCGTGCGACAAGCTACCTCTACAGTCGTCAAAAAAATTGGTCAATCTGTCTGATTTTTTGGGGAACTTAATGGCAAACTTTCTACGCAGAAAGCTAGGACTATGACTGATTAAAGATTTTCCTTCCAAATTATATAATCTTAGGGGTTTCTAGCGGCTTgaggttttttttgggaactTAATGGCAAAAAATAAGCATATTCTAATATGTCTTATTGAAGACAttccttttaaaatatttaatattagcGTTATAGGGATAGATTTTTAAGATTTACTAGAATATTGATTcctaatattaaaattttttaaaataatttggaCCATATTATTTTGGTAAGGCACCTCGCTATAACTTTCTTCTTGTTTAAACTTatcaaatataaaacaaatccGTCTTATATTACATTCGCTTTTCCTGATAATAACTATCAAAAAGGTTCATTAAAAATCTAATCTTTAAGTCGAAAAGTTCGTAAACCATTTTATGATCTATGGCCCCTCTTCAGTTTGAAGACTATTCTTCATTCAAGATCGCTTTTTTTGCGACTGCAGCTGGACTTGCAGTTGGCAGTTTCCAGTTTGTCGGGAATTCGGCTGGGACGGACTCGAGTTCAAAGTTAGTGCGCATAAATGGATGCTGCAGTCGCTGATTTCAGCAGAAGAGTTTATAGTCCTCGTCTTCGACTTGGTCGTCTTCTAAGTCGTCGCCTTGTCGCCGTCATCGTGGTTGCCTATGCCAAGAATTTTAGGACTTTATGCTAATGGACGCGGCTAAAATTTGTTGTTTGTGTTGGTCGCAGCTCTGTGGTgtcttttttgttttgggtTTTGTTTTTTGGATAAGCAACATCACTCCTACTTCTCCAAATTGCACTTGGAGGGAACAGGGACCAGGGAACAGGGATCTATAGTGGTTAAGCAGGTTTGCCCTTCAGTCCCCACTTCCCCAAAGTCTGTTTTTTGTTGCGATGGGAACCTGCTGGTACTTACTGATCGTTCTCGAAGTACGGCGGCGAATTGGTGCGATCGGGCAGAAAGAACGCCAATTGGACCGTGGAGGCCAGTGCGGGCGGCTCGTCACGACCCACCTTAACCTCTTCCGCAATTACGGTGAGCAGCACCGGATCACCCACATGCGTGATGAAGGCAATGTCCTCGAGGGGTCGCATCAGGAAGATCTCACCTGCAATCCAAATAAAGCGAACGTTGATTAATTCAAGACGCCGTTTACGGGTTGTAGAGGTTAATAAGAATGCAATTTCTAACACATTTCAATTACTATATAATGATTATATAGAATACCACTATAATCAGAGAACAGTTAATCTGCATTTTTGGGAATCCAAAGTTAAATAAATCTACGTATCACACAAAAACTGCCTAAGTTAAGGGGACATATTACTATTATTACCtatagaaattaaaaaaatctattataGAGTAAAAGGTGATATTTTAAGGACTAGCAAATGATACTTTTTTTCCATAATATACCTAAACTTTGTTATCCATTTTATACGTTTTTTTAAACGGTAGCTAAAACTTTATCAGAAAAGACCCATCACTCACGTCTAAAGGTAATTATGAAGGTCAACTATGGGAACTGCTCTTTTTCAAACCcctttttttagttttacaTTTATTCCGGGGTGATTTGCGTACTGAAAAAACTCAAAGCTCCAGGCAGCTGTAAATGCTTAGATTCTGCCTGTGGAACCAGAAGAGTTTTTTCCTTGCACCCAGCAGTCATCAGTAAATCTGATAAATGGTGCAGAAAGTCAGTAGTTCCCACGCCAAGTTCAGTTCACGTTGATTATGttttttccaattttttaTTGAACGCTTTTTTCTTGAAGTCGCCTTGTACTTTTCCCGGTGGTCGTTTCGTTCGTTAATATGCAAAGATTCTGTGCAGCCTGAGAGAAAAGTTTCCCAGCCCATAGACTTTCGGCGGATTATCCCAGATACTCAAGGTCTGGAATTGTCTGTTTAACCTAGACACCCACAGTTTGAATAACTAATAAGCGTGGAGAGCAACTAAATAATATATAGTTATGGGTTATTGCcgttaaataattatttcttGTCTACCAGCCTAAAAATAGTTACAACACTCTACTTAATAAACCCGGCCAGTGGGAATATCGAGCAGAAGGCTGTTAATTGTTTTGCCCCAAAGGGATACCAATTTGAAATTCATTTGGAAGAGCCAGTAAACTGTGAATCTTCAtggcaggcaggcaggcaggccTCTGAAAGGCCGTTCGCCAAAGCGCTTCCCACTGCACATGGCTAAAAAGAAATTGTGGGTTGAGTAGGGGGAGGAGGAGTTGGGG is from Drosophila suzukii chromosome 3, CBGP_Dsuzu_IsoJpt1.0, whole genome shotgun sequence and encodes:
- the LOC108018296 gene encoding protein midgut expression 1; amino-acid sequence: MCKCLAGNVACCCFNCALSVLISVISTFLVVIIVVGLAVYFIYYYEKEDDVTKYTNKVTDNIQSGFDKIKDALSK